The following are encoded in a window of Fretibacter rubidus genomic DNA:
- a CDS encoding ABC transporter ATP-binding protein, with product MTELRAQNITVSVGEKSLVQDASFTLAPGKLTVLLGPNGAGKTTLLRAALGLIEIPSGITTLDGKDITSLSPIARAQQIAYLPQSRPLAWPATVKDVVALGRFSHGAKLGKLGEADQAAVDEAMQSCDIAALANRRTDTLSGGETARMHCARAFATNAPLLLADEPVAALDPRHQFRIMDLLRGYVDTGGGALIVLHNLALAAQYADDIIWMKDGHIVDAGPREVMITEAKIAQIYGVKAVVKDKDISLLGPV from the coding sequence ATGACTGAGTTACGCGCACAAAACATAACCGTAAGCGTGGGTGAAAAGTCATTGGTGCAGGACGCATCATTCACCCTGGCACCCGGAAAGTTGACTGTATTGCTTGGTCCCAATGGCGCAGGGAAAACAACATTATTAAGGGCAGCTTTGGGACTGATCGAGATACCGTCGGGCATCACGACATTAGACGGAAAAGATATCACGTCCCTGTCCCCAATCGCCCGCGCACAGCAAATCGCTTACCTCCCGCAGAGCCGCCCGCTGGCCTGGCCCGCAACGGTCAAAGACGTCGTCGCGCTGGGACGGTTTTCCCATGGGGCGAAGCTGGGTAAGCTTGGCGAGGCTGACCAAGCCGCTGTGGATGAAGCCATGCAGTCTTGTGATATCGCCGCGCTTGCCAACCGCCGCACAGATACGCTGTCGGGCGGCGAGACGGCACGTATGCATTGCGCCCGCGCCTTTGCGACCAACGCACCGCTGCTGCTGGCCGATGAACCCGTGGCCGCACTCGACCCGCGTCATCAATTTCGGATTATGGATTTGTTGCGCGGCTATGTTGATACGGGCGGCGGGGCGCTGATTGTGCTGCATAATCTGGCGCTGGCCGCGCAATATGCCGATGATATCATCTGGATGAAAGACGGACACATTGTGGATGCAGGCCCGCGAGAGGTCATGATAACAGAGGCAAAGATTGCGCAAATTTATGGTGTAAAAGCTGTCGTCAAAGACAAAGACATCAGCTTGCTTGGTCCTGTTTAG
- a CDS encoding hydroxymethylglutaryl-CoA lyase, producing MTANKPTHPSFIEIVDVSARDGLQNEDRLFSTDEKLALINRAVDSGLRRIEVSSFVHPKRVPQMADAEAVIAGLPDRKDVTFIGLTLNERGLDRALETKIDEVGCVVVASDGFAMANQGQTSAESVSVAKAIIKRARAEKLPANVTISTAFGCPFDGEVPLSRVVDICKALADSGTREIAIADTIGVGNPWHVTDMVAAIKDAVPDMPLRAHFHNTRNMAVANVYAAVTAGVVTLDGTIGGIGGCPFAPNATGNVALEDVIYMLHRAGVGTGVSLDQIIETAQWLSGLMARDLPGMVSKAGSFPKQDQAS from the coding sequence ATGACCGCTAATAAGCCGACTCACCCGTCATTTATCGAGATTGTCGACGTCAGCGCCCGCGACGGGCTTCAAAATGAGGACAGGCTATTTTCCACGGATGAAAAACTCGCCTTGATTAATCGGGCTGTTGACTCTGGCTTGCGCCGCATCGAGGTCAGCAGCTTTGTGCACCCCAAACGCGTGCCACAAATGGCTGATGCAGAAGCGGTTATTGCGGGCTTGCCTGACCGTAAAGACGTGACCTTTATCGGCCTGACCTTAAATGAGCGCGGTCTTGACCGGGCTTTAGAGACCAAAATTGATGAAGTCGGATGCGTGGTGGTTGCCAGTGACGGCTTTGCCATGGCCAACCAAGGCCAAACCAGTGCCGAATCTGTTAGTGTGGCCAAAGCCATCATAAAGCGGGCACGTGCAGAAAAACTGCCGGCCAATGTCACAATCTCGACCGCTTTTGGATGCCCTTTTGACGGCGAAGTACCACTTTCGCGTGTGGTCGATATTTGCAAAGCCCTAGCCGATAGCGGCACGCGCGAAATCGCGATTGCGGATACAATCGGCGTTGGTAATCCGTGGCACGTCACAGACATGGTCGCGGCGATTAAAGACGCTGTGCCCGATATGCCCCTGCGCGCGCATTTTCACAATACGCGCAATATGGCGGTGGCGAACGTTTATGCGGCGGTGACCGCGGGTGTGGTCACGCTGGACGGGACAATTGGCGGGATTGGCGGCTGCCCCTTTGCGCCCAATGCCACGGGCAATGTCGCGCTAGAAGACGTGATTTATATGCTGCATAGGGCAGGGGTAGGCACTGGCGTGTCACTTGACCAAATCATTGAAACCGCGCAGTGGTTGTCAGGGCTTATGGCCCGCGATCTGCCGGGGATGGTCAGCAAGGCAGGTTCGTTTCCTAAACAGGACCAAGCAAGCTGA